The following are encoded together in the Xanthobacter autotrophicus Py2 genome:
- a CDS encoding type I secretion membrane fusion protein, HlyD family (TIGRFAM: type I secretion membrane fusion protein, HlyD family~PFAM: secretion protein HlyD family protein~KEGG: rsaE; RsaA secretion system, membrane protein RsaE), translated as MRFLESWFSPRAALAGADMGAAAGVRPTTPAPPTAPGAPPPPSGDYNAMARIGYAVIAFTFLGVSGWAALARVDSAVIAPGVVAVESKRQVVQHLEGGIVAEILVKEGEEVVKDQVLFRLDPTQSKASDDAALAQLRAALALEARLIAERDEREQIVFPDDLLANAGQPVVRDAMADQLTQFRDRRAAFKSQTGILENRAEQSGHEIEGLTQERLSAEQQLMFIDDELDSLRQLEQKRLVNKSRVSQIEREKARLEGVVGRNTADTAKVRGSIGELTMQVSQLRQQRAEDIGKQLLEVRQRIAELTEKVRVTRNVLGRIDIRAPRSGTVQNINARAYTVGAVARAGDTLLEIVPLDEPLVVDAQVPVQDIDRLKKDDAVEVRFPAFHDRTTPMVMGRLKTVSRDRLVDETTHQPYFLARVAVAETDIPPALKQRLVPGMNAEVAFYVGERSVLSYLVRPITDAFSRAFTER; from the coding sequence ATGCGGTTTCTTGAAAGCTGGTTCAGCCCCCGCGCCGCACTGGCCGGAGCGGACATGGGAGCTGCCGCCGGCGTGCGACCAACCACACCGGCTCCCCCGACCGCACCGGGCGCGCCCCCGCCGCCCTCGGGCGACTACAATGCCATGGCCCGCATCGGCTACGCCGTCATCGCCTTCACCTTCCTCGGTGTCAGCGGCTGGGCGGCGCTGGCCCGGGTGGATAGCGCCGTCATCGCCCCCGGCGTGGTGGCAGTGGAGAGCAAGCGGCAGGTGGTGCAGCACCTGGAAGGCGGGATCGTCGCGGAAATCCTCGTCAAGGAAGGCGAGGAGGTGGTGAAGGACCAGGTGCTGTTCCGCCTCGACCCGACCCAGTCCAAGGCCAGCGACGACGCCGCACTGGCCCAGCTGCGCGCCGCCCTGGCGCTGGAGGCGCGGCTGATTGCGGAGCGGGACGAGCGGGAGCAGATCGTCTTTCCCGACGATCTCCTCGCCAATGCCGGCCAACCCGTGGTGCGCGACGCCATGGCCGACCAGCTCACCCAGTTCCGCGACCGGCGCGCCGCCTTCAAGAGCCAGACCGGCATCCTGGAAAACCGCGCCGAGCAGTCGGGCCACGAGATCGAGGGCCTGACGCAGGAGCGGCTCTCCGCCGAGCAGCAGTTGATGTTCATCGACGACGAGCTGGATTCCCTCCGCCAGCTGGAGCAGAAGCGGCTGGTGAACAAGTCCCGCGTCTCCCAGATCGAGCGGGAGAAGGCGCGGCTCGAAGGCGTGGTCGGCCGCAACACCGCCGACACCGCCAAGGTGCGCGGCTCCATCGGCGAACTCACCATGCAGGTGTCCCAGTTGCGCCAGCAGCGGGCCGAGGACATCGGCAAGCAATTGCTGGAGGTGCGCCAGAGGATCGCCGAGCTGACCGAGAAGGTGCGGGTGACGCGCAACGTGCTCGGGCGCATCGACATCCGCGCCCCGCGCTCCGGCACGGTGCAGAACATCAACGCCCGCGCCTACACGGTCGGCGCGGTGGCGCGGGCTGGCGACACGCTGCTGGAGATCGTGCCCCTGGACGAGCCTTTGGTGGTGGATGCCCAGGTGCCGGTGCAGGACATCGACCGGCTCAAGAAGGACGATGCGGTGGAGGTGCGCTTCCCCGCCTTCCACGATCGCACCACCCCCATGGTGATGGGCAGGCTCAAGACCGTCTCGCGCGACCGGCTGGTGGACGAGACCACCCACCAGCCCTACTTCCTCGCCCGGGTGGCTGTGGCCGAGACCGACATTCCCCCGGCCCTGAAACAGCGCCTCGTGCCCGGCATGAATGCGGAAGTCGCCTTCTATGTGGGCGAGCGCTCCGTCCTGAGCTATCTGGTGCGTCCCATCACCGATGCCTTCTCCCGCGCCTTCACGGAGCGCTGA
- a CDS encoding type I secretion system ATPase (TIGRFAM: type I secretion system ATPase~PFAM: ABC transporter related~SMART: AAA ATPase~KEGG: rsaD; RsaA secretion system, ATP-binding protein RsaD; K06148 ATP-binding cassette, subfamily C, bacterial) translates to MSLSPGHRGPSPAHKPTALDQALRAIRPAFIAVIVFSFFINLLGLNGSIYMMQVYDRVLSSRSIETLILLTLITAFLYVVWSALEALRTRVLERAGFAFDAKVHVPVFDAIQRTAVRDRSSGQTQTLRDLDTVRDFFAGPALSALCDLPWMPIYAICATLLHPYYGFLALGSALLSGALAVLNNRATQPSLSASNRASITASTLATATLRNAEVLQAMGMAPELRRRWGAMREQALGWQGRAGDRGTILVALTKFNRALVQSVVLGLGAYLAIHKEISPGMIIAGSILVGRCIQPIELAVSNWKSVVNVRAAHARIQLLLAEAPDPGKRLRLPEPRGEIAVENLFVRAPGRDVPVLRNVSFRLPAGTGLGIVGPTAAGKSSLARALVGVWAAVGGCVRLDGSELGHWDEAQLGRAIGYLPQDVELFSGSIAENIARFGEVHDSEVVAAARLAGVHDLIQHMPQGYNTQIGEGGVALSGGQRQRIGLARAVFGLPALIVLDEPNSSLDPPGEVALSEALRQLKAAERTVVIVTHRPAVLGQCDLILALADGTPQAFGPRDEMLKRLTGGAPKPGGPPTAQPGPQPVPQPGPQMGQQPMSQPGPQMVRSRPPLASVPLGTAANEIPPNMPGAPRPPFMEDGHAVS, encoded by the coding sequence ATGAGCCTCTCGCCCGGCCACCGGGGGCCTTCCCCCGCGCACAAGCCGACCGCGCTCGATCAGGCCCTGCGGGCCATCCGCCCCGCCTTCATCGCCGTGATCGTCTTCAGCTTCTTCATCAACCTGCTGGGCCTCAACGGCTCGATCTACATGATGCAGGTCTACGACCGCGTGCTGTCCTCCCGCAGCATCGAGACGCTGATCCTGCTCACCCTCATCACCGCCTTCCTCTATGTGGTGTGGTCGGCGCTGGAAGCGCTGCGCACGCGGGTGCTGGAGCGGGCCGGCTTCGCCTTCGACGCCAAGGTCCACGTGCCGGTGTTCGACGCCATCCAGCGCACCGCGGTGCGCGACCGCAGCTCCGGCCAGACCCAGACCCTGCGCGACCTGGACACGGTGCGCGACTTCTTCGCCGGTCCCGCCCTCAGCGCCCTGTGCGACCTGCCGTGGATGCCCATCTACGCCATCTGCGCCACCCTGCTGCATCCCTACTACGGCTTTCTGGCGCTGGGCAGCGCGCTGCTCTCCGGCGCCCTCGCGGTGCTCAACAACCGGGCCACCCAGCCCAGCCTCTCCGCCTCGAACCGCGCCAGCATCACCGCCAGCACCCTGGCGACGGCGACCCTGCGCAATGCCGAGGTGCTGCAGGCCATGGGCATGGCTCCCGAGCTGCGCCGGCGCTGGGGCGCCATGCGCGAGCAGGCGCTGGGCTGGCAGGGCCGGGCCGGTGATCGCGGCACCATCCTGGTGGCCCTCACCAAGTTCAACCGCGCCCTGGTCCAGAGCGTGGTGCTCGGGCTCGGCGCCTACCTCGCCATCCACAAGGAGATTTCCCCCGGCATGATCATCGCCGGCTCGATCCTGGTGGGGCGCTGCATCCAGCCCATCGAGCTGGCGGTGAGCAACTGGAAGTCGGTGGTGAACGTGCGCGCCGCCCACGCCCGCATCCAGCTTCTGCTGGCTGAGGCGCCCGATCCCGGCAAGCGCCTGCGCCTGCCGGAGCCGCGCGGCGAGATCGCGGTGGAGAACCTGTTCGTTCGCGCCCCCGGCCGCGATGTTCCGGTGCTGCGCAACGTGTCGTTCCGCCTGCCGGCGGGCACCGGGCTCGGCATCGTCGGCCCCACCGCGGCCGGCAAGTCGAGCCTGGCGCGGGCCCTGGTGGGGGTGTGGGCGGCGGTCGGCGGCTGCGTGCGGCTGGACGGCTCGGAGCTGGGCCATTGGGACGAGGCCCAGCTCGGCCGCGCCATCGGCTACCTGCCGCAGGACGTGGAGCTGTTCTCCGGCTCCATCGCCGAGAACATCGCCCGCTTCGGCGAGGTCCACGACAGCGAGGTGGTGGCCGCCGCCCGCCTTGCCGGCGTGCATGACCTGATCCAGCACATGCCGCAGGGCTACAACACCCAGATCGGCGAGGGCGGCGTCGCCCTCTCGGGCGGGCAGCGCCAGCGCATCGGGCTGGCGCGGGCGGTGTTCGGCCTGCCGGCCCTGATCGTGCTTGACGAGCCCAATTCCAGTCTCGACCCGCCGGGCGAAGTGGCGCTCTCCGAGGCGCTGCGCCAGCTCAAGGCGGCGGAGCGCACGGTGGTGATCGTGACCCACCGCCCGGCGGTGCTCGGCCAGTGCGACCTGATCCTCGCGCTCGCGGACGGCACGCCCCAGGCGTTCGGCCCGCGCGACGAAATGCTGAAGCGCCTGACCGGCGGCGCGCCGAAGCCCGGGGGCCCTCCCACCGCCCAGCCCGGGCCTCAGCCAGTGCCCCAGCCCGGGCCACAGATGGGGCAGCAGCCGATGTCCCAGCCGGGGCCCCAGATGGTCCGCAGCCGTCCGCCGCTGGCGAGCGTTCCCCTCGGGACGGCGGCGAACGAAATCCCGCCCAATATGCCCGGCGCCCCACGGCCCCCGTTCATGGAGGATGGCCATGCGGTTTCTTGA
- a CDS encoding transcriptional regulator, TetR family (PFAM: regulatory protein TetR~KEGG: rpa:RPA3544 transcriptional regulator, TetR family), whose amino-acid sequence MRHPTKAAAAEVKVAPAPAAPQTTAPEAGKHRDIIDGARRVFFDKGFDGASMDEIARASQVSKATIYVYFSSKEELFQALVETDRRKSAERLFEFDPDDKDVESLLKRIGMTFMTMMVQPDHIRLMRMVIGAAEKFPAVGRTFFDAGPCHGGRRLADLLGRQAELGHLQVDDREMAAFQFFNLCQGNLVKGLMFGTGQQPSPDEIAKTVDGAVRVFLAAYGVLRN is encoded by the coding sequence ATGAGGCATCCCACGAAGGCCGCAGCGGCGGAAGTGAAGGTGGCGCCCGCACCCGCCGCGCCGCAGACCACCGCGCCTGAGGCCGGCAAGCACCGCGACATCATCGACGGTGCCCGCCGGGTGTTCTTCGACAAGGGCTTCGACGGCGCCAGCATGGATGAGATCGCCCGCGCCAGCCAAGTCTCCAAGGCCACCATCTACGTCTATTTCTCCAGCAAGGAAGAGCTGTTCCAGGCGCTGGTGGAAACCGACCGCCGCAAGTCCGCCGAGCGGTTGTTCGAGTTCGATCCCGACGACAAGGACGTGGAAAGCCTGCTGAAGCGCATCGGCATGACCTTCATGACCATGATGGTGCAGCCCGACCACATCCGCCTCATGCGCATGGTCATCGGCGCGGCGGAGAAGTTCCCGGCGGTGGGCCGCACCTTCTTCGATGCCGGGCCCTGCCACGGCGGACGCCGGCTGGCCGATCTCCTCGGCCGGCAAGCCGAGCTTGGACACCTTCAGGTGGACGACCGCGAGATGGCGGCGTTCCAGTTCTTCAACCTCTGCCAGGGCAACCTGGTGAAGGGCCTGATGTTCGGCACTGGCCAGCAGCCGAGCCCCGACGAGATCGCCAAAACCGTCGATGGGGCGGTGCGAGTCTTCCTCGCCGCTTATGGCGTTTTGCGAAACTAG
- a CDS encoding secretion protein HlyD family protein (PFAM: secretion protein HlyD family protein~KEGG: ret:RHE_CH03652 probable multidrug resistance efflux protein) codes for MTQANRIEPAANDAAPDTPASASPVAGVTVLKRPGAAPGGVPLADAPASAPAAETAPARKRSVKPFVFGGLLAALVVGGGWYGTHWWQVGRFEVSTDDAYVAADTSILAAKVGGYVKSVDVVANQWVKAGDVIARIDDGDYTLALRAAQDKIATQEAALSRFDEQEKAAEAAVAQARAQLVANQADLQRTQLEFDRQNKLASSHFASQSVLDNARADRDKAQANVAAGQAAVASAEAAVAVIKAQRTEAARVLDQYRTARDQAQRDLDFTVVRAPIDGVVGNRAVQVGQLVQAGTRLAAVVPLAGVYVDANFKETQLGRLHQGQKVRVSVDAYPDRDFVGTVMSVSPASGSVFSLLPPENATGNFTKIVQRVPVRIGFDAGALEGRNLRPGMSVTAVVDTRADAS; via the coding sequence GTGACACAGGCGAACAGGATCGAACCGGCCGCGAACGACGCGGCTCCAGACACGCCCGCATCCGCGTCGCCGGTTGCCGGCGTGACCGTGCTGAAGCGGCCCGGAGCCGCGCCCGGCGGCGTCCCGCTGGCGGACGCGCCCGCATCAGCCCCGGCGGCGGAGACAGCGCCTGCCAGGAAGCGCTCGGTGAAGCCGTTCGTCTTCGGCGGCCTGCTGGCGGCGCTGGTGGTGGGCGGCGGCTGGTATGGCACCCACTGGTGGCAGGTGGGTCGCTTCGAGGTCTCCACCGACGACGCCTATGTGGCCGCCGACACCTCCATCCTCGCCGCCAAGGTGGGGGGCTATGTGAAGAGCGTGGACGTGGTCGCCAACCAGTGGGTCAAGGCCGGCGACGTGATCGCGCGCATCGATGATGGCGACTACACCCTCGCCCTGCGAGCCGCGCAGGACAAGATCGCCACTCAGGAGGCCGCCCTGTCGCGCTTCGACGAGCAGGAGAAGGCGGCGGAAGCCGCCGTCGCCCAGGCGCGGGCGCAGCTTGTGGCCAACCAGGCCGACCTGCAGCGCACGCAGCTGGAATTCGACCGGCAGAACAAGCTCGCCAGCTCCCATTTCGCCAGCCAGTCGGTGCTCGACAATGCCCGCGCCGACCGCGACAAGGCGCAGGCGAACGTTGCCGCGGGACAGGCCGCCGTCGCTTCCGCCGAGGCTGCAGTGGCGGTCATCAAGGCCCAGCGCACTGAGGCCGCGCGCGTGCTCGACCAGTACCGCACCGCCCGCGACCAGGCCCAGCGCGACCTCGATTTCACCGTGGTGCGCGCGCCCATCGACGGGGTGGTGGGCAACCGCGCGGTGCAGGTGGGCCAGCTGGTGCAGGCCGGTACCCGCCTTGCAGCGGTGGTGCCGCTGGCCGGAGTCTATGTGGACGCCAATTTCAAGGAAACCCAGCTCGGCCGCCTGCATCAGGGCCAGAAGGTGCGGGTGTCGGTGGACGCCTATCCCGACCGGGATTTCGTCGGCACGGTCATGAGCGTTTCCCCGGCGTCCGGCTCGGTGTTCAGCCTGCTGCCGCCGGAGAATGCCACCGGCAATTTCACCAAGATCGTGCAGCGCGTTCCCGTGCGCATCGGCTTCGACGCCGGCGCGCTGGAAGGGCGCAACCTGCGGCCCGGCATGTCGGTGACCGCCGTGGTCGATACCCGCGCCGACGCCTCCTGA
- a CDS encoding drug resistance transporter, EmrB/QacA subfamily (TIGRFAM: drug resistance transporter, EmrB/QacA subfamily~PFAM: major facilitator superfamily MFS_1~KEGG: rpa:RPA3542 putative multidrug resistance protein B (drug efflux transporter)) has protein sequence MSTTITQGTPIAPPRAPAAAPGVEGRRMFAFLCMVFGMFMAILDIQIVSASLAEIQAGLAASSDEISWVQTSYLIAEVVMIPLSGFLSRALSTRWLFAASAAGFTFMSFMCATATSIEQMIVYRALQGFLGGGMIPTVFAAAYSVFPKEKQPIVAPMIGLVATLAPTIGPTVGGYLTDLFSWHWLFLINVGPGILVVIASVTLIDFDEPDFALLDRFDWWGLLFMAGFLGSLEFVLEEGPTNDWFEDNYILAFAVVCGVSALAFFARVLMAKEPVVDIRAFVNRNFAIGSAFSFVMGIGLYGLTYLYPVYLGRVRGYSALQIGETMFVTGVFMFVSAPIAGRLMTRLDPRIMIGAAFAGFALGTWWITFITKDWDFWELLIPQMLRGTSLMMAMIPINNLSLGTLPPAQLKNASGLFNLTRNLGGAVGLALINTVLNNRWDLHLARLHESVEWGNQAALEQLDGLTKTFEGLGSLASDAALKQMALIVRREALVMSFADVFYLLTFVFLALVVAAPLMRRPRPGGAGGGGGH, from the coding sequence ATGTCCACCACCATCACCCAAGGCACGCCCATCGCCCCGCCCCGCGCACCCGCCGCCGCGCCGGGCGTCGAGGGGCGGCGCATGTTCGCCTTCCTGTGCATGGTGTTCGGCATGTTCATGGCGATCCTGGACATCCAGATCGTCTCCGCCTCCCTGGCCGAGATCCAGGCCGGGCTTGCCGCCTCCTCGGACGAAATCTCCTGGGTGCAGACCAGCTACCTCATCGCCGAGGTGGTGATGATCCCGCTCTCGGGCTTCCTGTCGCGGGCGCTGTCCACGCGCTGGCTGTTCGCGGCCTCGGCGGCGGGCTTTACCTTCATGAGCTTCATGTGCGCGACGGCCACGAGCATCGAGCAGATGATCGTCTATCGCGCGCTGCAGGGCTTTCTCGGCGGCGGCATGATCCCCACCGTGTTCGCCGCGGCCTATTCGGTGTTTCCGAAGGAAAAGCAGCCCATCGTGGCGCCCATGATCGGCCTCGTGGCGACGCTGGCGCCCACCATCGGGCCCACCGTGGGCGGCTATCTCACCGACCTGTTCTCCTGGCACTGGCTGTTTCTCATCAATGTGGGGCCGGGCATCCTGGTGGTGATTGCCTCGGTGACGCTGATCGACTTCGACGAGCCGGACTTCGCCCTTCTGGACCGCTTCGACTGGTGGGGCCTGCTGTTCATGGCGGGCTTCCTCGGCAGCCTGGAGTTCGTGCTGGAGGAAGGCCCGACAAACGACTGGTTCGAGGACAATTACATCCTCGCCTTCGCCGTGGTGTGCGGCGTCTCGGCCTTGGCCTTCTTCGCCCGCGTGCTGATGGCGAAGGAGCCGGTGGTGGATATCCGCGCCTTCGTGAACCGCAACTTCGCCATCGGCTCGGCCTTCAGCTTCGTCATGGGCATCGGGCTCTATGGCCTGACCTATCTCTACCCGGTGTATCTGGGGCGGGTGCGGGGCTATTCGGCGCTCCAGATCGGCGAGACCATGTTCGTCACCGGCGTGTTCATGTTCGTGAGCGCGCCCATCGCCGGGCGGCTGATGACGCGGCTCGATCCCCGCATCATGATCGGCGCCGCCTTCGCCGGCTTCGCGCTGGGCACGTGGTGGATCACCTTCATCACCAAGGACTGGGATTTCTGGGAGCTGCTGATCCCGCAGATGCTGCGCGGCACCTCGCTGATGATGGCCATGATCCCCATCAACAACCTGTCGCTGGGCACGCTGCCGCCGGCACAGCTGAAGAATGCCTCGGGCCTGTTCAACCTCACCCGCAATCTCGGCGGGGCGGTGGGGCTCGCCCTCATCAACACCGTGCTCAACAACCGCTGGGACCTGCACCTCGCCCGCCTGCACGAGAGCGTGGAATGGGGCAACCAGGCGGCGCTGGAACAGCTCGACGGACTTACGAAGACCTTCGAGGGGCTGGGCTCGCTTGCCTCCGACGCGGCGCTGAAGCAGATGGCGCTCATCGTGCGGCGCGAGGCGTTGGTGATGTCTTTTGCCGACGTGTTCTACCTGCTCACCTTCGTGTTCCTCGCTTTGGTGGTGGCCGCCCCGCTCATGCGCCGGCCCAGGCCCGGCGGGGCAGGGGGCGGCGGCGGGCATTGA
- a CDS encoding Flavocytochrome c sulphide dehydrogenase flavin-binding (PFAM: FAD-dependent pyridine nucleotide-disulphide oxidoreductase; Flavocytochrome c sulphide dehydrogenase flavin-binding~KEGG: rpa:RPA4460 putative flavocytochrome c sulfide dehydrogenase, flavoprotein subunit), translated as MTGTISRRTLLATAASTLAAPAVLGQAKPRLVVVGGGPGGATAARYVAKDAPGAIEVTLVEPNSTYVTCFHSNLFLGGLRSFDSLVHGYEGLARQGVRVIHEAASAIDRDRRAVVLSGGDRLPYDRLILSPGIDLDYGSVPGWSRDAEDIMPHAWKAGRQTQILKAKLDAVPDGGLIVIIAPPNPYRCPPGPYERASMMAHVLKTTGRGRARIVIVDPKEKFSKQGLFQEGWEANYPGMIEWMAPDISDGLKWVDPKTSTVATGFETYRDAALVNVIPAQMAGAIARQAGLADASRWCPIDADSMASRMDPAIFVIGDAAIPGDMPKSAFAANSQAKVAAMRVRADLIGARAFPARYANTCWSLITPDDTVKVGGRYAPADGRIREVEGFISQTNEPPALRRATQDENMGWYAAITADIFG; from the coding sequence ATGACCGGGACGATCTCGCGCCGGACCCTGCTCGCCACCGCCGCCTCAACTCTCGCCGCGCCAGCGGTGCTGGGGCAGGCCAAGCCTCGCCTCGTGGTGGTGGGTGGCGGGCCGGGGGGCGCCACCGCCGCGCGCTACGTGGCCAAGGATGCCCCAGGCGCCATCGAGGTCACCCTGGTGGAGCCGAACTCCACCTATGTCACCTGCTTCCACTCCAACCTCTTCCTCGGCGGACTGCGCAGCTTCGACAGCCTCGTGCACGGCTATGAGGGGCTGGCGCGGCAGGGCGTGCGCGTCATCCACGAGGCGGCATCCGCCATTGACCGCGACCGGCGCGCGGTGGTGCTCTCCGGCGGCGACCGCCTGCCCTACGACCGGCTCATCCTCTCCCCCGGCATCGATCTCGACTACGGCTCGGTGCCCGGCTGGAGCAGGGACGCGGAGGACATCATGCCCCACGCCTGGAAGGCGGGGCGGCAGACCCAGATCCTGAAAGCGAAGCTGGACGCGGTGCCGGACGGCGGGCTGATCGTCATCATCGCCCCGCCCAATCCCTATCGCTGCCCGCCCGGCCCCTACGAGCGCGCCTCGATGATGGCCCATGTGCTCAAGACCACGGGACGCGGCCGGGCCAGGATCGTCATCGTCGATCCCAAGGAGAAGTTCTCCAAGCAGGGCCTGTTCCAGGAGGGCTGGGAGGCCAATTACCCGGGCATGATCGAGTGGATGGCCCCTGACATCTCGGACGGCCTGAAATGGGTGGACCCGAAGACCTCCACCGTGGCCACAGGCTTCGAGACCTACCGGGACGCGGCCCTCGTCAACGTCATCCCGGCGCAGATGGCCGGCGCCATCGCCCGGCAGGCGGGGCTGGCGGATGCCTCGCGCTGGTGCCCGATCGATGCCGACAGCATGGCCTCGCGCATGGATCCGGCGATCTTCGTCATCGGCGATGCCGCCATTCCCGGCGACATGCCGAAATCCGCCTTCGCCGCCAACAGCCAGGCAAAAGTGGCGGCCATGCGCGTGCGGGCCGACCTGATCGGCGCGCGCGCCTTCCCGGCCCGCTATGCCAACACCTGCTGGAGCCTCATCACCCCCGACGACACGGTGAAGGTGGGCGGCCGCTACGCCCCCGCCGACGGCCGGATCCGCGAAGTGGAGGGCTTCATCTCCCAGACCAACGAGCCCCCCGCCCTGCGCCGGGCGACGCAGGATGAGAACATGGGCTGGTACGCAGCGATCACCGCCGACATCTTCGGGTGA
- a CDS encoding Domain of unknown function DUF1791 (PFAM: Domain of unknown function DUF1791~KEGG: aae:aq_1119 hypothetical protein), with translation MPHFDRRAFLGTLALAGAVPVAAHAAQSVELKDIAKEADTACLYHCDYGDHERFAQTLNNISNHYAAYGADPFAIQLALVAHAGGVKFFLDSLAGTMWEKETLDPILTEKIGALAKNGLKIYLCSFTFARNKIDKERARKAPYIAFVPSGVATVGALQNKGFAYLKVG, from the coding sequence ATGCCGCATTTCGATCGCCGCGCCTTTCTCGGCACCCTGGCGCTGGCCGGGGCCGTTCCGGTGGCCGCCCATGCCGCCCAGAGCGTGGAACTGAAGGACATCGCCAAGGAGGCGGACACCGCCTGCCTCTACCATTGCGACTACGGCGACCACGAGCGCTTCGCCCAGACCCTGAACAACATCTCCAACCATTATGCCGCCTACGGCGCCGACCCCTTCGCCATCCAGCTGGCGCTGGTGGCCCATGCGGGCGGGGTGAAGTTCTTCCTCGACAGCCTCGCCGGCACCATGTGGGAGAAGGAGACGCTGGACCCGATCCTGACCGAGAAGATCGGCGCCCTCGCCAAGAACGGGTTGAAGATCTACCTGTGCTCCTTCACCTTCGCCCGCAACAAGATCGACAAGGAACGGGCGCGCAAGGCCCCCTACATCGCCTTCGTCCCGTCGGGCGTGGCCACGGTGGGCGCCCTGCAGAACAAGGGCTTCGCCTATCTCAAGGTGGGCTGA
- a CDS encoding Cytochrome c553-like protein (KEGG: rpa:RPA4461 possible cytochrome subunit of sulfide dehydrogenase) — translation MPRARLTGVHLTRMHLTGAMPGRHGIGAGWLPAPMLAVTLAFMLALDLAPARASGNMEPGDVELGAWLAGACVSCHQPGAASGGVPTIAGLPQAAFVAAMEEYRSGARPSPLMHALASGLSDAEIAALAAYFEDVKPAR, via the coding sequence ATGCCGAGGGCGCGTTTGACGGGAGTGCATTTGACGAGAATGCATTTGACGGGGGCCATGCCCGGCCGTCACGGCATCGGGGCCGGATGGCTCCCGGCCCCGATGCTGGCCGTCACACTGGCCTTTATGCTGGCCCTGGACCTCGCCCCCGCGCGGGCCTCGGGCAATATGGAGCCGGGCGATGTGGAGCTGGGTGCCTGGCTCGCCGGGGCCTGCGTCTCCTGCCACCAGCCGGGGGCGGCATCGGGGGGCGTGCCCACCATCGCCGGCCTGCCGCAGGCGGCCTTCGTGGCGGCCATGGAGGAATATCGCAGCGGGGCGCGGCCCTCGCCCCTCATGCATGCCCTCGCCTCGGGACTGTCGGACGCGGAGATCGCCGCCCTCGCCGCCTATTTCGAAGACGTGAAGCCCGCACGATGA
- a CDS encoding putative cytochrome (KEGG: rpa:RPA4463 possible cytochrome), whose product MWKSAEALLVASALLLAAPAGAAPEAKGAPAKAGAQNVGGQKAAQEHAKPQQAVNVSTAAPAPAARAIALGRPALPEEIAAWNIDVRADGEGLPEGKGSVKQGEELFLHNCAVCHGEFGEGAGRWPVLAGGQGTLKSDRPEKTIGSFWPYASTVFDYVHRAMPFGNNQSLTADETYAIVAYLLNLNDLVPEGYVLSKENFPKVALPNEANFYEDDRETTEKAFWKKDPCMTNCSGEVHVTARAQILNVTPDGEAPKGNLE is encoded by the coding sequence ATGTGGAAGTCGGCTGAGGCGCTGCTGGTCGCATCCGCGCTCCTTCTCGCTGCCCCGGCCGGCGCCGCCCCCGAGGCGAAGGGCGCGCCAGCCAAGGCCGGAGCACAGAACGTCGGAGGGCAGAAGGCCGCGCAGGAACATGCCAAACCGCAGCAGGCGGTGAATGTCTCCACCGCCGCCCCGGCGCCGGCCGCCAGGGCCATCGCGCTCGGCCGGCCCGCTTTGCCGGAGGAGATCGCCGCCTGGAACATCGACGTGCGGGCCGATGGCGAGGGCCTGCCCGAGGGCAAGGGATCGGTGAAGCAGGGCGAGGAGCTGTTCCTGCACAATTGCGCCGTCTGCCACGGCGAGTTCGGCGAGGGGGCGGGGCGCTGGCCGGTGCTGGCGGGCGGACAGGGCACGCTGAAATCGGACCGGCCGGAGAAGACCATCGGCTCGTTCTGGCCCTATGCTTCCACCGTGTTCGACTATGTCCACCGCGCCATGCCGTTCGGCAACAACCAGTCGCTGACGGCTGACGAGACCTATGCCATCGTGGCCTATCTGCTGAACCTCAACGATCTGGTGCCGGAGGGCTACGTCCTGTCCAAGGAGAATTTCCCCAAGGTGGCGCTGCCCAACGAGGCGAACTTCTATGAGGACGACCGCGAGACCACGGAAAAGGCGTTCTGGAAGAAGGACCCCTGCATGACCAACTGCTCCGGTGAGGTCCACGTCACCGCCCGCGCCCAGATCCTCAACGTGACCCCGGACGGCGAGGCACCCAAGGGCAATCTGGAGTGA